A single window of Shewanella sp. Choline-02u-19 DNA harbors:
- a CDS encoding acetolactate synthase 3 large subunit: MEKLSGASMVVRSLIDEGVKHIFGYPGGSVLDIYDALHEKSTIEHILVRHEQAAVHMADGYARATGDVGVVLVTSGPGATNTITGIATAYMDSIPLVVISGQVHSHLIGNDAFQECDMIGISRPVVKHSFLVTDPRDIPTIIKKAFFIAASGRPGPVVVDVPKDCMNPEILHEYQYPEDISMRSYNPTTSGHKGQIRRGLQALLAAKKPVLYVGGGAVISGCDSQILALSEKLGIPVVSTLMGLGAFPGTHPNSVGMLGMHGCYEANMTMHNSDLIFGIGVRFDDRTTNNVEKYCPNATILHIDIDPSSISKTIKVDIPIVGSADQVLDEMLKQIEANDYAITDPTANDHWWGDIAKWCGRKSLDYQKSDTKIKPQQVIEVMHKLTNGDAYVASDVGQHQMFAALYYPFNKPRRWINSGGLGTMGFGLPAAMGVKLAKPDETVICVTGDGSIQMNIQELSTALQYDIPVKIINLNNHFLGMVKQWQDMIYAGRHSQSYMDSVPDFAKIAEAYGHVGMTIRDPAELESGLEKAFAMTDKLVFVDIHVDETEHVYPMLIRGGAMNEMWLSKTEKS; encoded by the coding sequence ATGGAGAAGCTATCAGGCGCCAGTATGGTCGTCCGTTCTCTTATCGACGAAGGCGTTAAACATATTTTTGGCTATCCAGGCGGATCAGTTTTAGATATTTACGACGCACTGCACGAAAAGTCCACCATTGAACATATACTCGTGCGACATGAACAAGCTGCCGTGCACATGGCTGACGGTTATGCTCGTGCTACAGGTGACGTTGGTGTAGTCCTTGTCACCTCAGGTCCTGGTGCTACCAATACCATTACTGGTATTGCTACCGCTTACATGGACTCTATTCCTTTAGTGGTTATTTCAGGTCAGGTTCATAGCCACCTCATTGGTAATGATGCATTCCAAGAATGCGACATGATTGGTATATCTAGACCGGTTGTTAAGCATAGTTTTTTAGTCACTGATCCGCGTGACATTCCGACTATCATCAAGAAAGCATTTTTCATTGCCGCCAGTGGTCGTCCAGGTCCTGTGGTGGTTGATGTGCCTAAAGACTGTATGAACCCAGAAATTTTGCATGAATATCAATATCCAGAGGATATTTCCATGCGTTCATATAACCCCACTACATCTGGCCACAAAGGCCAGATCCGCAGAGGTTTACAAGCACTCTTAGCCGCTAAAAAACCTGTTTTATACGTCGGTGGCGGCGCAGTTATATCTGGGTGTGACAGCCAGATCCTCGCGCTGTCAGAAAAGCTTGGAATTCCAGTGGTAAGCACTCTGATGGGACTAGGCGCCTTTCCTGGTACTCACCCTAACAGTGTCGGTATGCTCGGTATGCACGGTTGCTATGAAGCAAACATGACCATGCATAACAGTGATCTTATCTTTGGTATTGGGGTTCGTTTTGATGATCGCACCACCAATAATGTAGAAAAATACTGTCCAAATGCCACTATTTTACACATTGATATCGATCCCTCTTCAATCTCAAAAACCATTAAAGTCGATATTCCAATCGTGGGTTCTGCTGATCAAGTATTGGATGAAATGCTAAAGCAGATTGAAGCCAATGATTATGCTATTACCGATCCGACTGCCAATGATCATTGGTGGGGCGACATTGCCAAGTGGTGTGGTCGCAAGAGTTTAGATTACCAAAAATCAGATACAAAGATAAAACCACAGCAAGTTATCGAAGTCATGCATAAATTAACCAATGGTGATGCCTATGTAGCATCCGATGTTGGTCAACACCAAATGTTTGCTGCGCTCTACTATCCATTTAATAAGCCACGTCGTTGGATTAACTCTGGCGGCCTTGGCACCATGGGCTTTGGCCTGCCTGCCGCAATGGGTGTTAAGCTTGCAAAACCCGATGAAACGGTTATTTGCGTTACGGGTGATGGCTCTATTCAAATGAATATCCAAGAGTTATCAACCGCACTACAATACGATATTCCCGTTAAAATCATCAACCTAAACAATCACTTTTTGGGTATGGTTAAACAGTGGCAAGACATGATATACGCAGGTCGTCATTCTCAATCCTACATGGACTCGGTACCCGATTTTGCCAAAATTGCTGAAGCGTATGGTCATGTAGGCATGACCATTCGTGATCCTGCCGAGCTAGAATCAGGTTTAGAGAAAGCCTTCGCCATGACAGACAAATTAGTCTTTGTCGACATTCACGTTGATGAGACCGAACACGTATACCCGATGTTAATTCGTGGCGGTGCGATGAATGAAATGTGGTTGAGCAAAACGGAGAAAAGCTAA
- the ilvN gene encoding acetolactate synthase small subunit, producing the protein MRRIICVLLENQPGALSRVVGLFSQRGYNIETLTVAPTEDKTLSRLTIAVKADEAVLEQIEKQLHKLIDVLKVSNITESAHVEREVALIKVKAQGEHREEVKRLADIFRGQIVDVTQSLYTVQLIGTSDKLDACISALADVTKVIEISRSGVVGLARGEKSMRA; encoded by the coding sequence ATGCGTCGGATTATATGTGTATTACTTGAAAACCAACCGGGTGCGCTTTCTCGGGTTGTAGGATTATTTTCTCAGCGTGGTTATAACATTGAAACCTTAACTGTAGCGCCAACAGAAGATAAAACCCTATCTCGCTTAACCATTGCCGTAAAAGCTGATGAAGCTGTTCTTGAGCAAATAGAGAAGCAACTACATAAGCTCATTGATGTACTAAAAGTATCTAATATCACTGAGTCTGCGCATGTAGAAAGAGAAGTCGCACTGATTAAAGTCAAAGCACAAGGTGAGCACAGAGAAGAAGTCAAAAGACTGGCAGATATTTTCCGTGGTCAAATTGTCGATGTCACTCAGAGCTTATATACGGTCCAATTAATTGGCACCAGTGATAAGTTAGATGCCTGCATCTCCGCCTTGGCAGATGTGACTAAAGTGATTGAGATTTCACGCTCAGGTGTGGTGGGTCTAGCACGCGGCGAAAAATCAATGCGCGCATAG
- a CDS encoding Hsp20 family protein: MRNYDLTPLYRSAIGFDRLAQLAEHAASNKGNSGYPPYNIELIDEHRYRITMAVAGFTMDELDITSEGDKLLVKGTKAEQDKESKYLYQGIAERGFERTFQLADYVTVIGANLENGLLNVDLKREIPEALKPRKIEIGTSRILDAN; encoded by the coding sequence ATGAGAAATTACGACCTAACTCCACTTTACCGCAGTGCCATTGGATTTGACCGTTTAGCGCAACTTGCTGAACATGCCGCGTCGAACAAAGGTAATTCTGGTTACCCACCTTATAATATTGAACTCATTGATGAACATCGTTATCGCATTACTATGGCGGTTGCTGGCTTTACTATGGATGAACTCGATATTACCAGTGAAGGTGATAAGCTACTGGTAAAAGGCACGAAAGCCGAACAAGATAAAGAGAGTAAATACCTCTATCAAGGTATTGCTGAACGTGGATTTGAACGCACATTCCAATTGGCTGATTACGTCACTGTTATTGGTGCAAATCTAGAAAATGGTTTACTCAATGTTGATCTTAAAAGAGAGATCCCCGAGGCGTTAAAACCGAGAAAAATTGAGATCGGCACATCAAGAATATTGGATGCTAATTAA
- the ushA gene encoding bifunctional UDP-sugar hydrolase/5'-nucleotidase UshA, producing the protein MNKTLIKGLVATAVVTALTACGSDNDDNKEVVLPTTCAEAGEACTIFTVLHTNDNHGRFFKNSKGEYGMAARKTLIDQIRAEVEANGGETILLSGGDINTGVPESDLQDARPDFVGMNLIGYDAMAVGNHEFDNPLSTVDMQRELANFPMLAANIYDKVSGARYFEPYKIFNINGIRIAVVGLTTEDTAKIGNPEFISGLEFTDPKEELKKVIKDIKDAGTADLIFATTHMGHYADGASGSNAPGDVALARAMTAGDLAAVIGGHSQNPVCMEGDGYDAEFKPGAECKPDVQNGTVIMQAHEWGKYVGQADFEYFNDELHLASYKLIPVNLKAKLKDADGNTVKDADGNSVYELIGEEIKPDATVLEVMQQYQNVGQEELLEVIGNTDGKLEGDRNIVRTQQTNMGRLIAEAQRSKVDADFAVMNSGGVRDSILMGEITYKDVLTVQPFGNSITKSTLTGAEITEYLNVVATVDVGETGSGAYPQLAGIKMDVDCEAKTVSINDINGKGYAADAMYSFTVPSFNAAGGDGYPKLTPVMTGYVDAEVMYTFIKDTGDIKAADFAPVAGEIQFLNSNSTLACKR; encoded by the coding sequence ATGAATAAGACTTTAATCAAAGGGCTAGTGGCGACTGCTGTTGTAACTGCGTTAACAGCGTGTGGCAGCGACAATGATGACAACAAAGAAGTTGTATTGCCGACAACATGTGCAGAAGCTGGTGAAGCTTGTACTATTTTCACCGTACTTCACACTAACGACAACCATGGTCGTTTCTTTAAAAACAGTAAGGGCGAGTATGGTATGGCAGCGCGTAAGACGCTGATCGACCAGATCCGTGCTGAAGTTGAGGCGAACGGTGGTGAGACTATCTTACTTTCTGGTGGTGATATCAACACGGGTGTACCTGAGTCAGACTTGCAAGATGCACGTCCAGATTTCGTGGGTATGAACCTGATTGGTTATGACGCTATGGCTGTTGGTAACCATGAGTTTGATAATCCATTATCAACGGTTGATATGCAGCGTGAATTAGCTAACTTCCCGATGCTAGCAGCTAATATCTATGACAAAGTCTCTGGTGCTCGTTACTTCGAACCGTACAAGATTTTTAATATTAACGGTATTCGTATTGCTGTTGTCGGTCTAACGACGGAAGATACAGCTAAAATCGGTAATCCTGAATTTATCAGCGGTCTTGAATTTACCGATCCAAAAGAAGAGCTTAAGAAAGTTATCAAAGACATTAAGGACGCAGGTACTGCTGACTTAATCTTTGCCACGACTCATATGGGTCACTATGCCGATGGCGCTAGCGGCAGCAATGCTCCTGGTGACGTAGCTCTAGCACGTGCTATGACAGCAGGTGATTTAGCCGCAGTGATTGGTGGACACTCTCAGAATCCTGTTTGTATGGAAGGCGACGGATATGATGCTGAGTTCAAACCTGGTGCAGAATGTAAGCCAGACGTTCAGAACGGTACAGTCATCATGCAGGCACATGAATGGGGCAAGTATGTTGGCCAAGCTGATTTTGAATACTTTAATGATGAGCTGCATTTAGCTAGCTACAAGTTGATCCCTGTTAACTTGAAGGCAAAACTGAAAGACGCTGATGGCAATACGGTTAAAGATGCTGATGGCAACTCAGTTTACGAACTTATCGGCGAAGAAATTAAGCCTGATGCAACTGTACTTGAAGTTATGCAGCAGTACCAAAATGTCGGTCAAGAAGAATTGCTTGAAGTTATCGGTAATACTGATGGCAAGCTTGAAGGTGACCGAAATATCGTTCGTACACAACAAACTAATATGGGTCGTCTGATTGCTGAAGCTCAACGTAGTAAAGTAGATGCAGACTTTGCGGTAATGAACTCTGGCGGTGTACGTGATTCTATCCTGATGGGCGAAATCACTTATAAAGACGTGTTAACAGTGCAGCCATTTGGCAACTCAATTACTAAGAGTACTTTAACCGGCGCTGAGATTACTGAATATTTGAATGTTGTAGCAACAGTTGATGTTGGTGAAACAGGTTCTGGAGCATATCCACAACTTGCGGGTATTAAGATGGATGTTGATTGTGAAGCTAAAACAGTTTCAATTAACGACATTAATGGTAAAGGCTACGCAGCTGATGCGATGTATAGCTTTACAGTCCCTAGCTTCAATGCTGCTGGTGGCGATGGCTACCCTAAGCTGACTCCAGTTATGACAGGTTATGTTGATGCTGAAGTTATGTACACATTCATTAAAGACACTGGTGATATCAAGGCTGCTGACTTTGCTCCTGTAGCGGGTGAAATCCAGTTCTTGAACAGCAATAGCACATTGGCTTGTAAGCGCTAA
- a CDS encoding alpha/beta hydrolase — protein MLDKPLERITVEPITKATACVIWLHGLGDSGAGFAPVVPALGLPSDHAIRFIFPHAPEQAVTINGGYVMRAWYDIKSMDLHDRADMQGVLESEVLIRALIDEQIALGIESSNIVLAGFSQGGVMSLFTGLRLQHKLAGIMGLSCYLPTADKLPNDLASVNALTPVLQQHGVQDEVVLLSAGLMAFELLKEQGYVNQWQTYDMGHNVLPEQLRDISKWLQKVLK, from the coding sequence ATGTTAGATAAGCCGTTAGAGAGAATTACAGTCGAGCCCATCACTAAGGCAACTGCCTGTGTGATTTGGCTGCATGGGTTGGGAGATTCAGGTGCAGGTTTTGCGCCTGTGGTGCCAGCATTAGGGCTGCCAAGTGATCATGCTATTCGATTTATCTTTCCCCATGCCCCAGAGCAAGCTGTCACCATTAATGGTGGCTATGTTATGCGTGCATGGTATGACATAAAAAGTATGGACTTGCATGACCGCGCTGACATGCAGGGGGTTTTAGAAAGTGAAGTTCTCATCAGAGCGCTTATTGATGAACAAATAGCGTTGGGCATTGAGTCGAGTAATATCGTGCTCGCAGGATTCAGCCAAGGCGGTGTAATGAGTTTGTTTACCGGCTTAAGACTGCAACATAAATTGGCAGGAATAATGGGGTTGTCGTGTTATTTGCCTACTGCTGATAAATTGCCAAATGACCTTGCGAGTGTGAATGCATTGACCCCAGTACTTCAGCAACATGGTGTTCAGGATGAAGTTGTCCTATTAAGTGCAGGGTTAATGGCATTCGAACTTCTTAAAGAGCAAGGCTATGTTAATCAGTGGCAAACCTATGATATGGGACATAATGTGCTACCGGAACAGCTGCGTGACATCTCAAAATGGCTACAAAAAGTCCTAAAGTAA
- a CDS encoding glutathione S-transferase family protein, with protein MGLLHNGQWIDKWYPTDKTAGEFSRSESSFRDWITQDGQPKKAGTLGFKTEKNRYHLYVSLACPWAHRTLIYLQLKNLQHIIGVTVVEPHMLANGWEFSGVNQSEIAHHIDGAQHDTLNAANFLYQIYQKADANYNGRVTVPVLWDSHTHTIVSNESAEIIRMLNSEFDHLVDNDRDFYPLQLQTEIDELNTWIYSSINNGVYKAGFATSQTAYNDAYQQLFDALDKLELRLTTKRYLTGNVFTEADIRLFTTLIRFDAVYVGHFKTNKKRIEDYPNLSGYVKDIYQMEGVSQTVNLEHIKQHYYFSHDMINPTRIVPNGPELDFNQPHSRQDMRP; from the coding sequence ATGGGCTTACTGCATAATGGTCAATGGATCGACAAATGGTATCCAACAGATAAAACGGCTGGCGAGTTTAGCCGATCAGAATCTAGCTTTAGAGACTGGATAACCCAAGATGGGCAGCCTAAAAAAGCGGGTACACTGGGGTTCAAAACCGAAAAAAATCGCTATCATCTTTATGTATCATTAGCTTGTCCGTGGGCGCATCGAACATTAATCTATCTACAATTGAAAAACCTACAACACATAATAGGCGTTACAGTGGTTGAACCGCATATGCTCGCTAATGGCTGGGAGTTTTCTGGCGTCAATCAAAGCGAAATCGCACATCATATCGATGGTGCTCAACACGACACATTAAACGCTGCCAATTTTCTCTATCAAATCTATCAAAAAGCAGATGCCAACTATAACGGCCGCGTTACAGTACCGGTGCTATGGGACTCGCATACACACACCATTGTCAGTAACGAATCAGCTGAAATTATACGGATGCTGAACAGTGAGTTTGATCATTTAGTTGATAACGACCGTGATTTTTATCCGCTGCAATTACAAACTGAAATTGATGAATTAAACACATGGATATATAGCAGCATTAATAATGGTGTCTATAAAGCCGGTTTTGCCACCAGCCAAACCGCATATAATGACGCTTACCAGCAACTCTTTGATGCACTCGATAAGCTAGAACTGCGGCTTACAACTAAACGCTACCTCACTGGTAATGTCTTTACTGAAGCTGACATTCGTCTGTTTACCACCTTAATTCGTTTTGATGCTGTTTATGTTGGACACTTTAAAACCAATAAAAAGCGCATAGAGGACTACCCTAACCTCTCCGGTTATGTGAAAGATATTTATCAAATGGAGGGAGTGTCGCAGACAGTAAATCTTGAGCACATTAAGCAGCATTACTATTTCAGTCATGACATGATTAACCCAACTCGGATTGTTCCCAACGGGCCGGAACTCGATTTTAACCAACCCCATAGTCGACAAGATATGAGGCCATGA
- a CDS encoding DUF3389 family protein, translated as MIIELSSGKMVLSPFEVQIRLNNQCQLYAMVEDIKFHPDALMMVADAGAVRWSIKLDNNEQLQTIKTELGVG; from the coding sequence ATGATCATAGAATTAAGCAGTGGCAAAATGGTACTGAGTCCATTTGAAGTTCAAATCAGACTAAATAATCAGTGTCAGCTTTATGCGATGGTGGAAGATATTAAGTTTCATCCAGATGCATTAATGATGGTTGCTGATGCTGGCGCCGTTCGTTGGAGTATTAAATTGGACAACAACGAACAGCTACAAACAATAAAAACAGAACTCGGGGTTGGCTAG
- a CDS encoding FKBP-type peptidyl-prolyl cis-trans isomerase yields the protein MSIKDNSVVQFNYTLRDEQGEVLESNKDLEPIAYLHGHNNMMPGVEKALVGKDAGATFSVTLPASETYGERNDDAEQRVSVKHLQGAKVWKAGMRALINTDDGQRQVTIIKMGKFMATVDVNHPLAGRELTFDIEVADVRDATPEEVAHGHAHGKGGHHH from the coding sequence ATGAGTATTAAAGACAATTCTGTAGTGCAATTTAACTACACACTACGTGATGAACAGGGCGAAGTTTTAGAGAGCAATAAAGACCTTGAGCCGATTGCGTACCTTCATGGTCACAACAATATGATGCCTGGTGTTGAAAAAGCACTTGTGGGAAAAGACGCTGGCGCTACTTTTTCAGTCACACTGCCAGCAAGCGAAACTTACGGTGAGCGTAATGATGATGCAGAGCAGCGTGTTTCGGTTAAGCATCTGCAAGGCGCTAAAGTGTGGAAAGCGGGTATGCGTGCATTGATTAATACCGATGACGGTCAACGTCAGGTGACTATTATCAAAATGGGTAAGTTTATGGCGACTGTGGATGTTAACCATCCTCTTGCGGGCCGTGAATTAACATTTGATATTGAAGTGGCTGATGTTCGTGATGCAACACCTGAAGAGGTTGCCCACGGCCACGCCCATGGTAAAGGTGGTCACCACCACTAA
- a CDS encoding WYL domain-containing protein, protein MDNLSHAQRQRLAFIDFSLQYFGQVSRQDLINKFATGLAAATRDFQSYKTLAPTNMRLVHQTKCYHRLPEFTALFTHEPEAILHGLAKGFGDGLSHPIKPSAVCIDAIQLIHPNTEIIAALMRAIQAKQALAIEYVSVSSGKKQREIVPHALVNNGQRWHVRAFDRANQVFTDFVVTRIKTASMSDVSAKSLETCENDQYWQQEVQLTLIPHPSLAHPEAIELDYQMVDKRLSLKCRASLAGYLLRQWSVDCSAKHQIGSGVCQLALANHEVLQQIEHLTIVPGAKS, encoded by the coding sequence ATGGACAACCTCTCCCACGCACAACGTCAACGTTTAGCATTTATCGATTTCAGCCTACAGTATTTTGGTCAAGTCTCCCGTCAGGATTTAATTAATAAGTTTGCCACCGGACTTGCCGCCGCTACACGTGATTTTCAAAGTTATAAAACATTGGCGCCAACCAATATGCGCTTGGTACATCAAACGAAGTGCTATCATCGTTTACCCGAGTTTACCGCGCTATTTACCCACGAGCCCGAAGCTATACTGCACGGGCTGGCTAAGGGCTTTGGCGATGGTTTATCACACCCCATAAAGCCGAGCGCAGTGTGTATTGACGCGATACAGCTTATTCACCCAAATACAGAGATTATTGCGGCGTTAATGCGAGCCATTCAAGCTAAGCAGGCACTTGCTATTGAATATGTGTCGGTGTCATCGGGCAAGAAACAACGAGAAATAGTGCCCCATGCATTGGTTAATAACGGCCAGCGTTGGCATGTGCGCGCTTTTGACAGAGCAAACCAGGTGTTTACTGATTTTGTTGTGACACGAATTAAGACAGCTTCGATGTCAGATGTAAGTGCTAAATCTTTGGAGACTTGCGAAAATGACCAATATTGGCAGCAAGAAGTGCAGCTAACGCTCATTCCTCACCCCTCTTTAGCTCACCCTGAGGCAATAGAGCTGGACTATCAAATGGTCGACAAACGCCTTAGCTTAAAGTGCCGGGCATCGTTAGCGGGTTACCTGCTTCGGCAATGGAGCGTTGATTGCTCTGCAAAGCATCAGATTGGTTCAGGAGTATGCCAATTAGCATTGGCCAACCATGAGGTGCTGCAGCAGATAGAACATTTGACCATAGTACCTGGCGCCAAATCGTAA
- a CDS encoding lytic murein transglycosylase, which yields MFKSIPLAATLILTSSTAIASVASPDWGTCVANLQQTAKSQGLSQHTIDTTLANVKYVARVMELDNKQPEFSSSFENYFTKRVTDWRVQQGRKLYKEHKALLQGLAKEYGVPPQYLLAFWGLETNFGSYKGKMSVLNSLATLACDPRRSQYFTTELMQALKLKEQYGFDEKQMVGSWAGAMGHTQFMPSAYAKYAVDGDGDGKADLWNSTEDALSSAANFLQHLGWKKEERWGREVTLPADFSYAYLGRSEAQPLTKWAELGLRQTNGNALSTPDMQAALYLPSGHTGPAFLGYDNFNVIMKWNRSTFYAIAVGHLADRINGAAGLNVNPPKMPNLSRARVKELQTQLNVLGFDVGKPDGILGSKSLKGLQAFQKDKGLVADGYPSEATFKALAVK from the coding sequence TTGTTTAAATCAATCCCCCTGGCAGCAACGCTTATATTAACAAGTTCCACCGCTATCGCCTCAGTGGCTTCTCCTGACTGGGGAACTTGTGTGGCTAATCTTCAGCAAACGGCCAAATCTCAAGGTTTGTCGCAACATACCATTGATACAACACTCGCGAATGTAAAATATGTGGCTAGAGTGATGGAACTGGATAATAAACAACCTGAATTTAGTTCCTCGTTTGAAAATTACTTCACTAAGCGGGTTACCGATTGGCGAGTTCAACAAGGGCGAAAGCTCTATAAAGAGCACAAAGCACTGCTGCAAGGCTTAGCAAAAGAATACGGTGTTCCCCCGCAGTACTTATTAGCATTTTGGGGACTTGAAACTAATTTTGGTTCATATAAAGGTAAGATGTCGGTGCTGAATTCTTTGGCAACATTGGCATGTGATCCTCGTAGAAGCCAATACTTTACCACTGAGTTGATGCAAGCATTAAAGCTAAAAGAGCAGTATGGCTTTGATGAAAAACAAATGGTGGGCTCGTGGGCGGGTGCCATGGGACATACACAGTTTATGCCGTCTGCTTATGCTAAATATGCGGTCGATGGTGATGGTGATGGTAAAGCCGATCTTTGGAACAGTACGGAAGATGCGCTTTCATCTGCAGCCAATTTTTTGCAACATTTAGGCTGGAAGAAAGAGGAACGTTGGGGGCGTGAAGTGACACTGCCGGCGGATTTCAGCTACGCATACCTTGGGCGATCTGAGGCGCAGCCGCTCACTAAGTGGGCAGAGCTTGGCTTGAGACAAACCAATGGAAACGCACTTAGCACACCGGATATGCAAGCTGCGTTATATTTGCCATCAGGGCATACTGGACCGGCTTTTTTAGGTTATGACAACTTCAATGTGATAATGAAATGGAACCGCTCTACGTTCTACGCCATTGCCGTTGGCCATCTTGCTGACAGAATAAACGGCGCGGCAGGGCTTAACGTTAACCCGCCTAAAATGCCTAATTTAAGCCGAGCAAGGGTAAAAGAGTTACAGACTCAGCTTAATGTTCTCGGTTTTGATGTGGGTAAACCTGATGGGATTTTGGGTTCTAAGTCATTAAAGGGCTTGCAAGCATTCCAAAAAGACAAGGGTTTAGTTGCTGACGGCTATCCGAGCGAAGCGACGTTTAAGGCCCTTGCCGTAAAGTAA
- a CDS encoding DUF2750 domain-containing protein, which produces MTEITPALESFINNVKQHQVVWGLQDETGEGWVVCDSSEFEATDVMPLWSEEAQAKSHCTEEWHGYNAVAITLNEFLDFWVADLNDDGVLVGVDWVAEQDCLEIDPIVLATSLVNVEEE; this is translated from the coding sequence ATGACTGAGATCACTCCAGCATTAGAAAGCTTTATTAATAACGTAAAGCAACACCAAGTGGTTTGGGGCCTGCAAGATGAAACAGGTGAAGGTTGGGTCGTATGTGATTCATCTGAATTCGAAGCGACTGATGTGATGCCTCTATGGTCGGAAGAAGCGCAAGCTAAAAGCCATTGCACTGAAGAATGGCATGGTTATAACGCGGTTGCCATTACACTTAATGAATTTTTAGATTTTTGGGTTGCTGATCTAAATGACGATGGTGTACTCGTCGGTGTTGATTGGGTTGCAGAACAAGACTGCCTTGAAATCGATCCAATCGTGCTAGCCACTTCACTCGTTAATGTTGAAGAAGAGTAA
- a CDS encoding chemotaxis protein CheV, whose amino-acid sequence MAQMLASVDQRTKLVGENRLELLLFRISVTQLFAINVFKVKEVVKMPPLSTLPGSHPSIIGIANLRGLAIPVIDLRKAIGFRPSVVHENSNLIITEYNRSVQGFLVDKVEHIVNLTWSDILPPPKTVGRNNYLTAITRVEYQDKQELVSIIDVEKVLAEIIHYDIKLSEGVLDQQLLPLMQGKRVLIADDSATARRQVRETLEQLGLEVIEVSDGLMALNQLTQWCDDGIDVTEHIIMLITDAEMPEMDGYKLTHEIRNDKRMSNLYITLNTSLSGSFNNAMVEKVGCDRFISKFQPDLLVEVVQDKLRQSELIKAQ is encoded by the coding sequence ATGGCGCAAATGCTTGCAAGTGTTGATCAGCGTACCAAGCTTGTTGGTGAAAACCGATTGGAACTTTTGTTGTTCAGAATTAGTGTGACGCAATTATTTGCCATTAATGTTTTCAAAGTAAAAGAAGTGGTAAAAATGCCACCTTTAAGTACTTTGCCTGGCAGTCACCCTAGTATCATTGGTATCGCTAACCTACGTGGGTTAGCAATCCCAGTGATTGATCTTCGTAAAGCCATCGGCTTCAGACCTTCAGTTGTGCATGAGAACAGTAACCTCATTATTACTGAATACAATCGTTCAGTGCAGGGATTCTTAGTCGACAAGGTTGAGCATATTGTCAACCTGACCTGGAGCGATATTTTACCGCCGCCTAAGACAGTAGGGCGAAATAATTATCTCACGGCAATAACGCGGGTTGAGTATCAAGATAAACAAGAATTAGTGTCAATTATTGATGTTGAAAAAGTACTGGCTGAAATTATTCATTACGATATTAAGTTATCTGAAGGTGTATTAGATCAACAATTACTGCCATTAATGCAGGGAAAAAGGGTACTCATCGCGGATGACTCGGCCACCGCAAGGCGTCAAGTCAGAGAGACATTAGAACAATTAGGCTTAGAGGTGATTGAAGTCTCAGATGGCTTGATGGCATTAAATCAATTAACCCAATGGTGCGATGATGGTATCGATGTAACAGAGCATATCATTATGTTGATCACCGATGCAGAAATGCCCGAAATGGATGGCTACAAGCTGACCCACGAGATCCGTAACGACAAGCGTATGAGTAACCTTTATATCACCTTGAATACGTCACTGAGTGGTAGTTTTAATAATGCGATGGTTGAAAAGGTGGGTTGTGATCGCTTTATCTCGAAATTTCAACCTGATCTGCTTGTCGAAGTTGTGCAAGATAAATTGCGCCAATCAGAATTGATTAAGGCGCAGTAG